The following coding sequences lie in one Myxococcus xanthus genomic window:
- a CDS encoding Ig-like domain-containing protein, whose amino-acid sequence MSVRSRCRLLHPVLLGLVAAAVLVGCGSEKSTPTVKSLRITPESFSLAVGIGADVTATATFSDGSTRDVTREASWSSTDAAVGAVSSEEGAAPQVRALAKGQTTLRATYSDVSAQARLDVTDATAVSLSIEPKELSLAAGLSGQLAATASFSDGTSHGLTSDIIWSSSNEAIAEVNASGLVRAGSPGEATLKARFGTLEATVKATVTAAVVTSVAVTPGDASMARGSTLMLTAMATRSDGTTVDVSNEATWSSSDVNIVSLNKRVASGVALGGARITATFAGMSGGTEVTVSEAAALAVTPAASMLIEGHPSQLHAEATLSNGRTQDVTASAAWTSNTTEVAVVSMTASTRGQVTPVGQGSATITATFNGLRGTGQVSVSKLSITSVVPTFQTMEDGVVSFTARLTKALPPSARLRWRVSVIRHNPPADLHLPPTDSPVVGQPVRYFSGAAGEVADRPETWTGGSETDPSGAAYVGQEAGFEVVSTGLQGAEGHTYSFRTRFAIKGDYRFNVELFEVGAAGGLARIGDATELSATVGTMRATDASELLFFTASPSAEAQTEEEAFPQAFAVRPDGSQFRQITHAPTPFFSPRDVHSEVIRSPDRKSVVWVDGRDKFGGIYFQGLLYIADADGGRVRRLTQASSLLCGERMPEFSPDGQWISFMRSCMRDPYPGRDGVEFTYIIRADGTDERRVLISGINDMPQPSPISPLVFSSFSRDSKTLYTVQYAMAGVQLWAFSLEDGSARSIINFSVPGQERASIVRFPMELPNGDLLYHYWSADVKSDTWLERIRPDGTGREIVRPVMLGSSSELLQSLFTLSPDGTKVAYTERDPVTGINTIMVSNPDGSEAVSMGNPPAYFVRRIFWAR is encoded by the coding sequence ATGTCAGTGCGTTCCCGTTGTCGTCTGCTTCACCCCGTGTTGCTGGGGCTGGTCGCGGCGGCAGTCCTTGTCGGCTGCGGCAGCGAGAAGTCCACCCCCACCGTGAAGTCCCTGCGGATTACGCCCGAGAGCTTCTCGCTCGCCGTGGGCATCGGCGCGGACGTCACCGCGACCGCCACCTTCTCCGATGGCAGCACGCGGGACGTCACGCGGGAGGCTTCGTGGTCCTCGACGGATGCCGCCGTCGGTGCGGTGTCCTCCGAGGAGGGCGCCGCGCCCCAGGTGCGCGCGCTGGCCAAGGGGCAGACGACGCTGCGCGCGACCTACTCCGACGTCTCCGCGCAGGCGCGGCTCGACGTGACGGACGCCACGGCTGTCTCGCTGTCCATCGAACCGAAGGAGCTGTCGCTCGCCGCGGGCCTCTCGGGGCAGCTCGCCGCCACGGCCTCCTTCTCGGATGGCACGTCGCACGGGCTCACCAGCGACATCATCTGGTCCTCCTCCAACGAGGCGATTGCCGAGGTCAACGCGAGCGGCCTGGTTCGCGCCGGTTCGCCCGGAGAGGCCACCCTCAAGGCCCGGTTCGGCACGCTGGAGGCCACCGTCAAGGCGACCGTCACCGCGGCCGTCGTGACGTCGGTGGCGGTGACTCCGGGTGACGCCTCGATGGCCCGTGGCAGCACGCTGATGCTGACCGCCATGGCGACGCGCTCGGATGGCACGACGGTGGACGTCTCCAACGAGGCCACCTGGAGCTCTAGTGACGTGAACATCGTGTCGCTGAACAAGCGCGTCGCGAGCGGCGTCGCGCTGGGCGGTGCCCGAATCACCGCGACCTTCGCGGGCATGAGCGGCGGCACCGAGGTGACGGTCTCCGAGGCCGCCGCGCTCGCCGTCACGCCGGCGGCGAGCATGCTGATTGAAGGCCACCCGAGCCAGCTCCACGCCGAGGCCACGCTGTCCAACGGCCGTACCCAGGATGTCACCGCGAGCGCTGCCTGGACGAGCAACACGACGGAAGTGGCCGTGGTCTCGATGACTGCGTCCACGCGTGGGCAGGTGACGCCGGTGGGGCAGGGCTCCGCCACCATCACCGCGACCTTCAACGGACTTCGCGGTACCGGCCAGGTGAGCGTGTCGAAGCTGAGCATCACCAGCGTCGTCCCGACGTTCCAGACGATGGAGGATGGGGTGGTCTCCTTCACGGCGCGGCTCACCAAGGCCCTGCCGCCCTCCGCGCGGCTGCGGTGGCGCGTGTCGGTGATTCGTCACAACCCTCCGGCCGATCTCCACCTGCCTCCCACCGACAGCCCCGTGGTGGGCCAGCCGGTGCGCTACTTCTCGGGCGCCGCGGGTGAGGTGGCCGACCGGCCGGAGACGTGGACGGGCGGCTCGGAGACCGACCCGAGCGGCGCGGCCTACGTGGGGCAGGAGGCGGGCTTCGAGGTGGTCTCGACCGGGCTTCAGGGCGCCGAGGGTCACACGTACTCCTTCCGCACGCGGTTCGCCATCAAGGGCGACTACAGGTTCAACGTTGAGCTGTTCGAGGTCGGCGCCGCGGGCGGGCTGGCTCGAATCGGCGACGCCACGGAGCTGAGCGCCACCGTGGGGACGATGCGCGCGACGGATGCCTCCGAGCTGCTGTTCTTCACCGCTTCTCCCTCGGCGGAGGCCCAGACGGAGGAGGAGGCCTTCCCGCAGGCGTTCGCCGTGCGCCCGGATGGCTCCCAGTTCCGTCAAATCACCCATGCGCCCACGCCGTTCTTCTCTCCGCGAGACGTCCACTCGGAGGTGATTCGTTCGCCGGACCGCAAGTCGGTGGTCTGGGTGGACGGGCGAGACAAGTTCGGGGGCATCTACTTCCAGGGGCTCCTCTACATCGCGGACGCGGATGGCGGCCGGGTGCGGCGCCTCACCCAGGCGAGCTCGTTGCTGTGCGGAGAGCGCATGCCGGAGTTCTCGCCGGATGGGCAGTGGATTTCATTCATGAGGTCGTGCATGCGCGACCCGTACCCGGGACGTGATGGCGTCGAGTTCACCTACATCATCCGCGCTGACGGGACGGACGAGCGGCGCGTCCTCATCAGCGGCATCAACGACATGCCGCAGCCCTCCCCCATCTCGCCGCTGGTCTTCTCCTCCTTCTCGCGCGACAGCAAGACGCTCTACACGGTGCAGTACGCGATGGCGGGCGTCCAGCTCTGGGCCTTCTCGCTGGAGGATGGGAGCGCGCGCTCCATCATCAACTTCTCCGTCCCGGGGCAGGAGAGGGCCTCCATCGTGCGGTTTCCGATGGAGCTGCCCAACGGCGACCTGCTGTACCACTACTGGAGCGCGGACGTGAAGTCGGACACGTGGCTGGAGCGCATCCGGCCTGACGGCACGGGCCGCGAAATCGTGCGGCCCGTCATGCTCGGCAGCAGCAGCGAGCTCCTCCAGTCCCTCTTCACGCTCTCTCCCGATGGCACGAAGGTCGCCTACACCGAGCGGGACCCGGTGACGGGGATCAACACCATCATGGTGTCCAACCCCGACGGCTCGGAAGCCGTCTCCATGGGGAACCCTCCGGCCTACTTCGTGCGGCGCATCTTCTGGGCTCGCTAG
- a CDS encoding myxosortase-dependent M36 family metallopeptidase — MKSILKNLAGVALAFAGTQAGADSLPNYDALLERSPAPGARSLLEDSESLGGQVLHREHRLGVPTFVWASRPAQGTAFPPSLRAASDYARMSPATAARLQLDALAPFHGGRSLSQVGTSVASVRRSPLGSSVVTLRQEVGGVEVFRGTVNLLLDKENVLVAASGHLSPDVGQGNKSPARSFRMGAPQAVAAAFADLTGQSLDAGLLRLTGGASGRYSHHELVPYARPLPVGLRIPARSKPVLFQLPEGLLPAYYVELNTGAAGSSASDYYSYVIAAEDGRVLFRKNLTADAAHSYRVWADATSPFTPFAGPSGNSHIPHPTGTPDGDVPLFVERNLVTLDNAPFSRNDPWLPVDATESVGNNVDAYADLASPDGFGAGDMRAAITGPATFDYPHSFNLLPYETPQQIQSSVTQLFYVNNWLHDAYYDAGFNEAAGNAQHDNYGRGGLGGDSIKAEAQDFGGVNNANMSTPADGARPRMQMFIFPGGTAQNSVEVTAPASIAGPYTFVSAQFAPRVFSVSGRVVEGFDAENADGPSTTDGCTALTNAAEVEGNIALFDRGTCGFHRKALTAQAAGAIGVVIANIDGMDMPEGMGIESGLSPSRIGAVLIPKGDADRIRGKLTEGVQLSMIQRPEGDLDGTIDTSIVAHEWGHYISNRLVHDGAGLGTNQARSMGEGWADFHALLLTVREEDAQVASNPNWTGVFPVGDFATRHMSADAAYFGIRRVPYSVDFRKNPLTFKHISNGVRLPSGAPYAFGADGSSNAQYHNSGEVWATMLWECYVGLLRDSSRLSFNEAQRRMKSYLVTAYTLTPASPTFLEARDALLAAAYAGDPADYQIFAEAFARRGAGIGAVAPDRASTNHAGVVESFRTGADVVFVSAELTEDGSENTCDADGYLDNGESGVLRVTLRATGTAPLQATSITVSSDSEAVQLANGGAASFPTVGLYETATVEVPVRLWGAAPRSVVHFNIAYRDANGVAAGDKKATLSAKVEQDELPGASTTESVDARLLPWTMTSAVGGVSFTVNEDAGTERFFHGEDVGRAADFALVSPPLHVGKAGLSFTFRHRYSFEASSGEYFDGGVLELSEDDGQTWTDIGNRITSNGYNVTLTNYEGNVNPLTGRRAFGGASFAFTQRQLVTSSVNLGTAFAEKVVRIRFRIGTDEAAGGSGWFIDDIAFTGLANTPFTALVDEQGVCTTGQVDAQAGEDLAVDELSVVQLQGSGSSLAGGALTYRWEQVAGPFAAMSGADTATPSFTAPEVLADTMLTFRLTVLDGGLRDRDTVQVLVRQVNKAPVASAGTAQTVDEGSTVTLQGSAEDPDGDAVDSQQWTQVSGLPVTLTGADTLTPSFTAPAVAKGSAELVFQLVASDGQLSGEAAKVSVTVHHVPLAPTVSAGDDVSTSSAKSVTLTATATDPEQGTLTYAWSQSEGPAVTLQNATQARVQFTAPEVSAATEFVFVVKVSSESGLSAEDRVTVTVSPAPPAPKESSGCSSTGTTAALPLAMALLSLLAWRRRED; from the coding sequence GTGAAATCGATCCTCAAGAACCTCGCCGGTGTCGCGCTGGCGTTCGCGGGCACGCAGGCTGGTGCCGACTCCCTTCCCAACTACGATGCACTGCTGGAGCGCTCGCCCGCTCCCGGAGCCCGCTCGCTCCTGGAGGATAGTGAGAGTCTGGGCGGACAGGTGCTGCACCGCGAGCACCGGCTCGGCGTGCCGACCTTCGTCTGGGCCTCGCGGCCCGCGCAAGGTACGGCGTTTCCCCCGTCGCTTCGCGCGGCCAGCGACTACGCGCGGATGTCTCCGGCGACCGCGGCCCGGCTCCAGCTCGATGCGCTGGCTCCGTTCCATGGCGGCCGGTCGCTCTCGCAGGTGGGGACTTCGGTCGCCAGCGTTCGCCGGAGCCCGCTGGGCTCATCGGTGGTGACGCTGCGGCAGGAGGTGGGGGGGGTCGAGGTGTTCCGTGGCACCGTCAACCTGCTCCTCGACAAGGAGAACGTGCTGGTGGCCGCCTCAGGTCACCTCTCGCCGGACGTGGGGCAGGGCAACAAGAGCCCCGCGCGCTCCTTCCGGATGGGGGCTCCCCAGGCCGTGGCCGCGGCGTTCGCGGACCTGACGGGGCAGTCGCTCGATGCCGGCCTGTTGCGGCTCACGGGCGGGGCCTCGGGCCGCTACTCGCATCATGAGCTGGTCCCCTATGCCCGGCCGCTCCCGGTCGGGTTGCGCATCCCCGCTCGAAGCAAGCCGGTGCTCTTCCAGCTTCCCGAGGGACTGCTCCCCGCCTACTACGTGGAGCTGAACACGGGCGCCGCGGGCTCCTCTGCCTCGGACTACTACTCGTACGTCATCGCCGCGGAGGACGGCCGGGTGCTGTTCCGCAAGAACCTCACGGCGGACGCGGCGCACAGCTACCGCGTCTGGGCGGATGCCACGTCTCCGTTCACTCCGTTCGCCGGACCGTCGGGCAACTCGCACATCCCGCACCCGACGGGGACGCCGGATGGCGACGTGCCGCTCTTCGTCGAGCGCAACCTGGTGACGCTCGACAACGCGCCCTTCAGCCGCAATGACCCGTGGCTGCCCGTGGACGCCACGGAGTCGGTGGGCAACAACGTGGACGCGTACGCGGACCTGGCCTCGCCGGACGGGTTCGGCGCGGGGGACATGCGCGCGGCCATCACGGGGCCCGCGACGTTCGACTATCCGCACAGCTTCAACTTGCTGCCGTACGAGACACCCCAGCAGATCCAGTCCTCCGTCACGCAGTTGTTCTATGTGAACAACTGGCTGCACGACGCGTACTACGACGCGGGCTTCAACGAAGCGGCGGGTAACGCCCAGCATGACAACTACGGGCGTGGAGGGCTTGGGGGTGACAGCATCAAGGCGGAGGCGCAGGACTTCGGTGGCGTGAACAACGCCAACATGTCCACCCCGGCCGACGGTGCCCGCCCGCGGATGCAGATGTTCATCTTTCCCGGAGGCACCGCACAGAACTCCGTCGAAGTGACGGCGCCCGCGAGCATCGCGGGACCGTATACGTTCGTCTCCGCGCAGTTCGCCCCCCGCGTGTTCTCGGTGTCCGGCCGCGTGGTCGAAGGGTTTGATGCGGAGAACGCCGACGGGCCTTCCACGACGGATGGCTGCACGGCGCTCACCAACGCCGCGGAGGTGGAGGGGAACATCGCCCTCTTCGACCGAGGCACCTGCGGCTTCCATCGGAAGGCACTCACGGCCCAGGCCGCTGGGGCCATCGGGGTCGTCATCGCCAATATCGATGGCATGGACATGCCCGAGGGGATGGGCATTGAGAGCGGGCTCTCGCCGTCGCGCATTGGCGCGGTGCTGATTCCGAAGGGGGACGCGGACCGCATCCGAGGGAAGCTCACGGAGGGGGTGCAGCTCTCGATGATTCAGCGCCCCGAGGGTGACCTGGACGGCACCATCGACACGAGCATCGTGGCGCACGAGTGGGGGCACTACATCAGCAACCGGCTCGTCCATGACGGAGCGGGCCTGGGCACCAACCAGGCGCGCAGCATGGGAGAGGGGTGGGCGGACTTCCACGCCCTGCTGCTCACGGTGCGCGAGGAGGATGCGCAGGTCGCCTCGAATCCGAACTGGACGGGCGTCTTCCCGGTGGGCGACTTCGCGACGCGGCACATGAGCGCGGACGCCGCCTACTTCGGGATTCGCCGCGTGCCCTACTCGGTGGACTTCCGCAAGAACCCGCTGACCTTCAAGCACATCTCCAACGGAGTCCGTCTTCCCAGCGGCGCGCCCTATGCCTTCGGAGCGGATGGGAGCAGCAACGCCCAGTACCACAATTCCGGCGAAGTCTGGGCGACCATGCTGTGGGAGTGCTACGTCGGGCTGCTGCGTGACTCCTCGCGGCTCTCGTTCAACGAAGCCCAGCGGCGGATGAAGAGCTACCTCGTCACCGCGTACACGCTGACCCCGGCCTCGCCGACGTTCCTGGAGGCTCGCGACGCGCTGCTCGCGGCGGCCTATGCGGGAGACCCGGCGGACTACCAAATCTTCGCGGAGGCGTTCGCTCGGCGTGGCGCGGGAATCGGCGCGGTGGCGCCGGACCGGGCCTCCACGAACCATGCGGGCGTGGTGGAGAGCTTCCGCACGGGCGCGGACGTGGTGTTCGTCTCGGCGGAGCTCACCGAGGACGGCAGCGAGAACACCTGCGACGCGGACGGGTATCTGGACAACGGCGAGAGCGGCGTGCTGCGCGTCACGCTGCGCGCCACGGGCACCGCCCCGCTGCAGGCGACGAGCATCACCGTCTCGTCGGACAGCGAGGCCGTGCAGCTGGCCAATGGTGGGGCGGCGAGCTTCCCCACCGTGGGGCTGTACGAGACGGCCACGGTGGAGGTGCCGGTGCGGCTCTGGGGCGCGGCGCCTCGCTCGGTGGTCCACTTCAACATCGCCTACCGCGATGCCAACGGGGTGGCTGCCGGTGACAAGAAGGCGACGCTGAGCGCCAAGGTGGAGCAGGACGAGCTCCCTGGGGCCTCGACGACCGAGAGTGTGGATGCGCGGCTGCTGCCCTGGACGATGACGTCCGCGGTGGGCGGCGTCTCCTTCACCGTGAACGAGGATGCCGGGACTGAGCGCTTCTTCCATGGAGAGGACGTGGGGCGCGCCGCGGACTTCGCGCTCGTCTCGCCGCCGCTCCATGTGGGCAAGGCGGGCTTGTCGTTCACCTTCCGCCACCGCTACTCCTTCGAGGCGTCAAGCGGAGAGTACTTCGACGGCGGTGTCCTCGAGCTGTCGGAGGATGACGGCCAGACGTGGACCGATATCGGAAACCGCATCACCTCCAACGGGTACAACGTCACGCTCACGAACTACGAAGGGAACGTCAATCCGCTCACCGGGCGCCGAGCCTTCGGCGGTGCGAGCTTCGCGTTCACGCAGAGGCAGCTGGTGACGTCGAGCGTGAACCTGGGCACCGCCTTCGCGGAGAAGGTGGTTCGCATCCGCTTCCGCATTGGCACGGATGAGGCGGCCGGGGGCTCTGGCTGGTTCATCGATGACATCGCCTTCACGGGGTTGGCGAACACGCCCTTCACGGCGCTGGTGGACGAGCAGGGGGTCTGCACGACGGGCCAGGTGGATGCGCAGGCGGGCGAAGACCTGGCGGTCGATGAGCTGTCCGTGGTGCAGCTGCAGGGCAGCGGCAGCAGTCTGGCGGGTGGTGCGCTCACGTACCGCTGGGAGCAGGTGGCGGGTCCCTTCGCCGCGATGAGTGGCGCGGACACGGCCACACCCAGCTTCACCGCGCCGGAGGTGCTGGCAGATACCATGCTGACCTTCCGCCTGACGGTGCTGGACGGGGGGCTGCGGGACAGGGACACGGTCCAGGTGCTCGTGCGCCAGGTGAACAAGGCGCCGGTGGCGTCCGCGGGCACCGCGCAGACGGTGGACGAAGGGAGCACGGTGACGCTCCAGGGAAGCGCGGAGGACCCGGACGGCGACGCGGTGGACAGCCAGCAGTGGACGCAGGTCTCCGGTCTGCCTGTCACGCTGACGGGCGCTGATACGCTGACCCCGAGCTTCACCGCGCCCGCGGTCGCCAAGGGGAGCGCGGAGCTCGTCTTCCAGCTCGTGGCGAGTGACGGGCAGCTGAGTGGCGAGGCCGCGAAGGTGAGTGTGACGGTGCACCACGTGCCGCTCGCGCCCACCGTGAGCGCGGGGGACGATGTGTCCACCTCCTCGGCGAAGTCCGTCACGCTGACGGCCACGGCCACGGACCCGGAGCAGGGGACGCTGACCTACGCGTGGAGCCAGAGCGAGGGCCCCGCCGTGACGCTCCAGAATGCGACGCAGGCGCGTGTCCAGTTCACCGCGCCCGAGGTCTCGGCCGCCACGGAGTTCGTCTTCGTGGTGAAGGTCTCCTCGGAGAGTGGCTTGTCCGCCGAGGACCGGGTCACGGTGACGGTGAGCCCGGCGCCCCCGGCGCCGAAGGAGTCCAGCGGTTGCTCGTCCACCGGGACGACTGCCGCGCTCCCGCTGGCGATGGCGTTGCTCTCGCTCCTCGCGTGGAGGCGGCGCGAGGACTGA
- a CDS encoding response regulator transcription factor: MRVLLTDDHQLVRAGLRALLESLGGVTVLAECGDGHEALTLTDKLQPDVLLLDLSLPGLNGIEVARRVPKLSPSTRILILSMHTSAEYVAQALRAGVAGYLVKDSAVEELKVALESVWQGRTYLSPAISQTVVEGFLRITDDERPAANPLDRLTSRQREILQLISEGNGTRAIAERLQVSVKTVEAHRTQLMERLAIYDVPSLVRLAVRYGLVPGESS, translated from the coding sequence ATGCGCGTGTTGCTGACGGATGACCACCAGTTGGTGCGGGCAGGCCTGCGTGCACTGCTGGAGTCGCTGGGTGGGGTGACGGTGCTCGCCGAGTGCGGCGATGGGCATGAGGCCCTGACGCTCACGGACAAGCTGCAGCCGGATGTGTTGCTCCTGGACCTCTCGCTGCCGGGGCTCAATGGCATCGAGGTCGCCCGGCGCGTGCCGAAGCTGAGCCCCTCCACGCGGATCCTCATCCTCTCCATGCACACGTCGGCCGAGTACGTTGCCCAGGCCTTGCGCGCGGGTGTGGCGGGCTATCTCGTCAAGGACTCGGCGGTGGAGGAGCTCAAGGTGGCACTGGAGTCCGTGTGGCAAGGCCGCACCTACCTGAGTCCCGCCATCTCACAGACCGTGGTGGAGGGCTTCCTGCGCATCACCGACGACGAGAGGCCCGCGGCGAATCCGCTGGACCGGCTTACCTCGCGGCAGCGGGAAATCCTCCAGCTCATCTCCGAGGGAAACGGCACGCGCGCCATCGCCGAGCGGCTGCAGGTGAGCGTGAAGACGGTGGAGGCGCACCGGACGCAGCTGATGGAGCGGCTGGCCATCTATGACGTGCCCTCGCTCGTGCGCCTGGCGGTCCGGTATGGGCTCGTCCCGGGAGAGTCGTCGTGA
- a CDS encoding two-component regulator propeller domain-containing protein, with protein MRTAPGWLGVLLFLLLCPAVAPGAQELGLMQVGGARPFQAEYITEVLYDRVGLLWIGTREGLYLHDGQRFRKFQYELGNPASLASNAVRTLHEDTQGRLWVGTMTGGLSLVDRARWSFRHFRHDSSNPASIPHDGVFALADADDGRLWVGTHRGLALLDPETGVAERIPLQPGGGQEFVMALKHDRTGALWVGTLSRGLFRRGPGATTFEPISSEERGPGSRDIFSLAADPDGGMWVGTRDGLYRVERDEAYLRRTRLSPPELAQKVQVVTELEPDGHGTLWVGSFGGGLLRVDTATGEVREERLPSAGPGYEHRIDEGALAFDAAGNLFIGTFGMGLFYAPFRQETFRTLRGKAGNSASGLTNEDVWAVIPDGDSHLFVGSFGGGVDRVDVRSGKAVPLPGPVLDGVDTRGVLSLLRTRDGELWIGISMGAYRLDPTTGQLLKFYRRTERGASDHPGFVNTLLQDARGHVWLGSGGQGLQRYRPETDDFVAFRHEPSNPRSLSDDFVTVLMEDRRGRFWVGTRSGGLNVCSASEDTVECMRLGSDSKLHLSHYYVSALMEDPSGAIWVGTVGGGLQRVSLDDSGLPVSVDLWTSTDGLIDNNVMAMARAPDGGIWVGTRAGLSRLDVATGAFENYAASDGLPSDAFNPEAVTLLGGRLYWGSSKGLVDLDPSVRPPREPSPPLILTSIEGLESDALPNQPVWDLPGLEVPWRQPFSLEFSLLDYARNGVEYAYRFTAEAPWLSLGTRNQLSFHSLPPGEHSLRLRARSPGRDWVEMRPFTLRVAPPLWQRTDVRFGALAVVLLSVVVGLVWRTRLLVGRNLALRTLQAEREQALEEAEAGRERLRRLTMRLEAAKEEERKHLARELHDEFGQALTAVKLNLGLMNTSASPSVTRLPEVVALIDRLIGQVRALSVDLRPPQLDELGLVAALEWYLREVARRSGVELVFTASSAPPSLSKGRDIAVFRIIQEAVTNALRHASARRIDVRLETVGRVIRLEVRDDGKGFDVNQVLTGRGPGSFGVFGMQERVRDLGGHFEVTSRPGAGTRVVAEVRVDEREDFSGGPHARVADG; from the coding sequence TTGCGCACGGCTCCCGGATGGCTGGGAGTCCTCTTGTTCCTCCTGTTGTGCCCTGCCGTCGCGCCGGGTGCTCAGGAGCTCGGGTTGATGCAGGTGGGCGGCGCGCGCCCCTTCCAGGCCGAGTACATCACCGAGGTCCTCTACGACCGGGTGGGGCTGCTCTGGATAGGAACTCGCGAGGGCCTCTACCTCCACGACGGCCAGCGCTTCCGCAAGTTCCAGTACGAACTGGGCAACCCTGCTTCCCTGGCAAGCAACGCGGTGCGCACCCTGCACGAGGACACCCAGGGACGGCTGTGGGTCGGCACGATGACGGGTGGCTTGAGCCTCGTGGACCGGGCTCGCTGGTCCTTCCGGCACTTCCGTCACGACTCCAGCAACCCCGCCAGCATCCCCCATGACGGCGTGTTCGCCCTGGCCGACGCCGACGATGGGCGCCTGTGGGTGGGCACCCACAGGGGACTCGCGCTGCTGGACCCGGAGACGGGAGTGGCGGAGCGGATTCCGCTCCAGCCTGGCGGGGGCCAGGAGTTCGTGATGGCCCTGAAGCACGACCGCACGGGTGCGCTCTGGGTGGGCACGCTCTCGCGAGGACTGTTCCGACGCGGGCCCGGCGCCACGACGTTCGAGCCCATCTCTTCCGAAGAGCGAGGCCCTGGCTCCAGGGACATCTTCAGCCTCGCGGCGGACCCGGACGGCGGGATGTGGGTGGGCACCCGTGACGGGCTCTACCGGGTAGAGCGCGACGAGGCCTACCTGCGCCGCACCCGGCTGTCTCCACCGGAGCTCGCCCAGAAGGTGCAGGTCGTCACGGAGCTCGAGCCCGATGGACACGGGACGCTGTGGGTAGGCTCCTTCGGCGGTGGACTCCTCCGCGTGGACACGGCGACGGGCGAAGTGCGTGAGGAGCGTCTCCCGTCCGCGGGGCCTGGCTACGAGCACCGCATCGACGAAGGCGCGCTCGCGTTCGACGCCGCTGGGAACCTGTTCATCGGCACGTTCGGGATGGGCTTGTTCTATGCGCCCTTCCGGCAGGAGACCTTCAGGACACTGCGAGGAAAGGCCGGGAACTCGGCCTCCGGGCTGACGAACGAGGACGTGTGGGCGGTGATTCCGGATGGCGACAGCCACCTGTTCGTGGGCAGCTTCGGCGGAGGCGTGGACCGGGTGGATGTGCGCTCGGGGAAGGCCGTCCCACTGCCTGGGCCCGTGTTGGACGGCGTCGACACTCGAGGCGTCCTCAGCCTCCTGCGCACCCGCGACGGGGAGTTGTGGATCGGCATCTCGATGGGCGCCTATCGCCTGGACCCGACGACAGGCCAGTTGCTCAAGTTCTACCGTCGCACGGAGCGCGGGGCGAGCGACCATCCTGGCTTCGTCAACACGCTGCTGCAGGACGCTCGTGGCCACGTGTGGCTGGGCAGCGGGGGACAGGGGTTGCAGCGCTACCGGCCGGAGACCGATGACTTCGTGGCCTTCCGTCACGAGCCCTCGAATCCTCGCTCCCTCTCCGATGACTTCGTGACGGTGCTGATGGAGGACCGGCGCGGGCGCTTCTGGGTGGGAACGCGCTCGGGCGGACTCAACGTCTGCTCGGCCAGCGAGGACACGGTGGAGTGCATGCGCCTGGGCTCTGACTCGAAGCTGCACCTGAGCCACTACTACGTGAGCGCGCTCATGGAGGACCCTTCGGGCGCCATCTGGGTGGGGACCGTGGGCGGAGGCCTCCAGCGGGTGTCGCTCGACGACTCCGGGCTGCCGGTGTCCGTGGACCTCTGGACGAGCACCGACGGGCTCATCGACAACAACGTGATGGCCATGGCGCGTGCCCCCGACGGGGGCATCTGGGTAGGGACTCGCGCGGGCCTGTCACGGCTGGACGTGGCCACGGGGGCATTCGAGAACTACGCCGCCTCGGATGGTCTGCCCAGTGACGCGTTCAACCCGGAGGCGGTGACGCTCCTGGGCGGCAGGCTCTACTGGGGGAGCTCCAAGGGGCTCGTGGACCTGGACCCCTCGGTGCGCCCGCCCCGCGAGCCTTCGCCGCCGCTCATCCTCACCTCCATCGAGGGGTTGGAGTCAGACGCTCTCCCGAACCAGCCGGTGTGGGACCTCCCTGGCCTGGAGGTCCCCTGGCGCCAGCCTTTCTCGCTCGAGTTCTCGCTGCTCGACTATGCGCGCAACGGCGTGGAGTACGCCTATCGCTTCACGGCGGAGGCGCCCTGGCTCTCGCTGGGGACGCGCAATCAGCTCTCGTTCCACTCGCTCCCTCCGGGGGAGCATTCGCTGCGGCTGCGCGCGCGCAGCCCGGGCCGAGACTGGGTCGAGATGCGTCCGTTCACCCTCCGCGTGGCGCCGCCCCTCTGGCAGCGGACCGATGTGCGCTTCGGCGCGCTGGCGGTGGTCCTGCTCTCGGTGGTGGTGGGGCTGGTGTGGCGGACTCGGCTGCTCGTCGGACGCAACCTCGCGCTGCGCACGTTGCAGGCGGAGCGCGAGCAGGCGCTCGAGGAGGCGGAAGCCGGGCGTGAGCGCCTGCGCCGCCTCACCATGCGGCTGGAGGCCGCGAAGGAAGAGGAGCGCAAGCATCTCGCCCGCGAGCTGCACGACGAGTTCGGCCAGGCGCTCACGGCGGTCAAGCTCAACCTCGGGTTGATGAACACCTCCGCGAGTCCCTCGGTGACGCGCCTGCCCGAGGTCGTCGCGCTCATCGACCGGCTCATCGGGCAGGTGCGGGCGCTCTCCGTGGACCTGCGCCCGCCGCAGCTCGATGAGCTCGGGCTGGTCGCCGCGCTCGAGTGGTATCTGCGCGAGGTGGCCCGGCGCAGTGGCGTCGAGCTCGTGTTCACCGCGTCGTCGGCGCCTCCCTCGCTGAGCAAGGGGCGGGACATCGCCGTCTTCCGCATCATCCAGGAGGCGGTCACCAACGCCCTCCGACATGCCTCCGCGCGCCGCATCGACGTGCGGCTGGAGACCGTGGGGCGCGTCATCCGGCTCGAGGTGCGAGATGACGGCAAGGGGTTCGACGTCAACCAGGTCCTCACGGGCCGGGGGCCGGGCAGCTTCGGCGTGTTCGGGATGCAGGAGCGGGTGCGCGACTTGGGGGGACACTTCGAGGTGACCTCGCGTCCGGGGGCGGGGACGCGCGTGGTGGCCGAAGTGAGGGTGGACGAGCGGGAAGATTTCTCCGGAGGACCACATGCGCGTGTTGCTGACGGATGA